From the Salmo trutta chromosome 2, fSalTru1.1, whole genome shotgun sequence genome, one window contains:
- the LOC115157023 gene encoding cGMP-dependent protein kinase 1 isoform X5, translating into MRELMIPIPVRKERERQNSLPAPSPPLSFPITSYSIQTSKKFPFFHFKKFRYEAENAFFCNLKLVDFNIIDTLGVGGFGRVELVGCLNKVQLKSDEIKTFAMKILKKRHIVDTRQQEHIRSEKQIMQEAHSDFIVRLYRTFKDAKYLYMLMEACLGGELWTILRDRGSFEDSTTRFYTACVVEAFAYLHSKGIIYRDLKPENLILDHRGYAKLVDFGFAKKIGFGKKTWTFCGTPEYVAPEIILNKGHDISADYWSLGILMYELLTGSPPFSGPDPMKTYNIILRGIDMIEFPKKITKNAANLIKKLCRDNPSERLGNLKNGVKDIQKHKWFEGFNWEGLRKGTLTPPIIPDVSSSTDTSNFDSFPEDSDDPPPDDMSGWDTDF; encoded by the exons ATGCGTGAATTGATGATACCTATCCCAGTGCGGAAAGAGAGGGAGCGCCAGAACAGTCTCCCAGCTCCATCGCCGCCACTGTCATTCCCAATCACCTCCTACTCCATCCAGACTTCTAAGAAGTTTCCCTTTTTCCACTTCAAAAAATTCAGATACGAAGCTGAGAACGCCTTCTTCTGTAACCTGAAGCTGGTGGACTTCAACATCATTGACACGTTGGGGGTCGGAGGTTTCGGACGCGTGGAGCTGGTAGGATGTTTAAataaa GTGCAGCTCAAAAGTGATGAGATCAAAACGTTTGCGATGAAGATCCTGAAGAAGAGGCACATCGTGGACACGCGGCAACAGGAGCACATCCGCTCCGAGAAGCAGATCATGCAGGAGGCCCACTCGGACTTCATTGTCAG GCTATATAGGACATTCAAAGATGCCAAGTATCTCTACATGTTAATGGAGGCTTGCCTTGGGGGAGAGCTCTGGACCATACTTAGGGACAG AGGTTCATTTGAAGACTCGACCACACGGTTCTACACAGCCTGTGTGGTGGAGGCCTTCGCTTACCTGCATTCCAAAGGGATCATCTACAGAGATCTCAAACCAGAGAACCTCATCCTGGATCACAGAGGCTATGCCAAGCTG GTGGACTTTGGCTTTGCCAAGAAGATTGGGTTTGGGAAGAAGACATGGACTTTCTGCGGGACCCCGGAGTACGTAGCACCTGAGATCATCCTGAACAAGGGGCACGACATCTCCGCTGACTACTGGTCGTTGGGGATCCTCATGTACGAACTCCTGACTGGAAG CCCGCCATTTTCAGGGCCAGATCCAATGAAGACATATAATATTATCCTGAGAGGAATTGACATGATTGAATTTCCAAAGAAGATCACCAAAAATGCTGCCAATTTGATAAAGAAACTATGCAGGGACAATCCTTCGGAAAGACTTGGAAACTTGAAAAATGGAGTCAAAGATATCCAAAAGCACAA ATGGTTTGAAGGCTTTAACTGGGAGGGGTTGAGGAAAGGAACCCTGACTCCTCCAATCATACCTGAT GTCTCGTCGTCAACTGACACAAGCAACTTTGACAGTTTCCCAGAGGACAGCGATGACCCTCCTCCAGATGACATGTCTGGCTGGGACACAGATTTTTAA
- the LOC115157023 gene encoding cGMP-dependent protein kinase 1 isoform X6, with protein MSVHRIFSGLLSGIYEAENAFFCNLKLVDFNIIDTLGVGGFGRVELVGCLNKVQLKSDEIKTFAMKILKKRHIVDTRQQEHIRSEKQIMQEAHSDFIVRLYRTFKDAKYLYMLMEACLGGELWTILRDRGSFEDSTTRFYTACVVEAFAYLHSKGIIYRDLKPENLILDHRGYAKLVDFGFAKKIGFGKKTWTFCGTPEYVAPEIILNKGHDISADYWSLGILMYELLTGSPPFSGPDPMKTYNIILRGIDMIEFPKKITKNAANLIKKLCRDNPSERLGNLKNGVKDIQKHKWFEGFNWEGLRKGTLTPPIIPDVSSSTDTSNFDSFPEDSDDPPPDDMSGWDTDF; from the exons ATGTCTGTTCACAGGATATTTTCAGGCCTTCTTTCAGGCAT ATACGAAGCTGAGAACGCCTTCTTCTGTAACCTGAAGCTGGTGGACTTCAACATCATTGACACGTTGGGGGTCGGAGGTTTCGGACGCGTGGAGCTGGTAGGATGTTTAAataaa GTGCAGCTCAAAAGTGATGAGATCAAAACGTTTGCGATGAAGATCCTGAAGAAGAGGCACATCGTGGACACGCGGCAACAGGAGCACATCCGCTCCGAGAAGCAGATCATGCAGGAGGCCCACTCGGACTTCATTGTCAG GCTATATAGGACATTCAAAGATGCCAAGTATCTCTACATGTTAATGGAGGCTTGCCTTGGGGGAGAGCTCTGGACCATACTTAGGGACAG AGGTTCATTTGAAGACTCGACCACACGGTTCTACACAGCCTGTGTGGTGGAGGCCTTCGCTTACCTGCATTCCAAAGGGATCATCTACAGAGATCTCAAACCAGAGAACCTCATCCTGGATCACAGAGGCTATGCCAAGCTG GTGGACTTTGGCTTTGCCAAGAAGATTGGGTTTGGGAAGAAGACATGGACTTTCTGCGGGACCCCGGAGTACGTAGCACCTGAGATCATCCTGAACAAGGGGCACGACATCTCCGCTGACTACTGGTCGTTGGGGATCCTCATGTACGAACTCCTGACTGGAAG CCCGCCATTTTCAGGGCCAGATCCAATGAAGACATATAATATTATCCTGAGAGGAATTGACATGATTGAATTTCCAAAGAAGATCACCAAAAATGCTGCCAATTTGATAAAGAAACTATGCAGGGACAATCCTTCGGAAAGACTTGGAAACTTGAAAAATGGAGTCAAAGATATCCAAAAGCACAA ATGGTTTGAAGGCTTTAACTGGGAGGGGTTGAGGAAAGGAACCCTGACTCCTCCAATCATACCTGAT GTCTCGTCGTCAACTGACACAAGCAACTTTGACAGTTTCCCAGAGGACAGCGATGACCCTCCTCCAGATGACATGTCTGGCTGGGACACAGATTTTTAA
- the LOC115157016 gene encoding dickkopf-related protein 1 has product MYKSHIRNHRITEVAYSALLVRSYLPSIYIGYYCVLKLEPFPHTTTISTMTIILPFVFSAAFYMMVGYFHSACAGSVFLNSNAIKNIPGVAGPNHPVSASPDEFTFDSGTQNLAIDTVQSLSCSADEECGDHGFCLVSGGACLPCKKRRKRCIRDAVCCPGNQCSNGLCLPSNPEIVQHIGMPIFNTHENSTVELHSKLPTQDLSQPPKGLVGENCLRSSDCTEGLCCARHFWSKICKPVVKDGQVCTKHQRKGTHGLEIFQRCDCGDGLSCRTQRGEHNSKASRSLHTCQRH; this is encoded by the exons ATGTATAAATCGCACATCAGGAATCATCGGATTACAGAGGTAGCCTACTCCGCTTTACTAGTGCGCTCCTACCTGCCCTCGATCTATATAGGCTACTATTGCGTATTgaaattggaaccatttccccaCACAACAACCATTTCTACAATGACAATTATCCTACCATTCGTTTTTTCCGCTGCCTTTTACATGATGGTCGGATACTTTCATTCTGCATGCGCTGGATCAGTGTTTCTCAACTCAAATGCCATCAAGAACATACCTGGAGTGGCGGGTCCGAATCACCCGGTCAGCGCGAGCCCTGACGAATTTACCTTTGACAGCGGGACCCAAAACCTGGCAATTGATACCGTACAG tctttgagtTGCTCTGCCGATGAGGAGTGCGGTGACCATGGTTTCTGCTTGGTGTCCGGAGGTGCCTGTCTCCCATGCAAGAAGCGCAGGAAGCGCTGTATCCGGGACGCTGTGTGCTGCCCTGGCAACCAGTGCAGTAATG GCCTGTGTTTGCCCAGCAATCCTGAGATCGTTCAGCACATCGGAATGCCAATCTTCAATACACATGAGAACTCTACAGTGGAACTGCACTCCAAGTTGCCCACACAAGATCTTTCACAACCCCCAAAAG GTCTGGTAGGTGAGAACTGCCTGAGGTCTTCGGATTGCACAGAGGGACTTTGCTGTGCACGCCATTTTTGGTCCAAGATCTGCAAGCCAGTGGTGAAAGACGGTCAGGTCTGCACGAAGCACCAAAGGAAAGGCACACATGGTTTGGAGATATTCCAGCGATGTGACTGTGGAGACGGTTTGTCCTGCAGAACACAGAGAGGGGAGCACAACAGCAAGGCATCTCGAAGTCTGCACACTTGCCAAAGACATTGA